The following coding sequences are from one Carassius gibelio isolate Cgi1373 ecotype wild population from Czech Republic chromosome B7, carGib1.2-hapl.c, whole genome shotgun sequence window:
- the LOC127962680 gene encoding serine/threonine-protein kinase D3-like isoform X1 — protein MAANSNHRPKSLDISHVSGAFSVLSMGPESSKQGPKCVHFQIGLHKEDVRIPEGHLSFQEAKHLASEIIERKAPECSVVGLGEKLLLFRHEPNTEQILQRLTEKHDIHNGDLVEVVLAGTASLTEMKYRLHSLVVHSYRSPTFCHYCGEMLWGLVRQGLKCEGCGLDFHKRCAYKLPNDCSRVYRRCGPSLSLFPPGRPRTPTLSSHTGGSLEEISMSKPSCTRSRPPSWVNVPVSVGLSEGKEARPRVPHTFHIHSYTKPTVCMHCFRLLKGLFRQGMQCSDCKYNCHRRCMTLVPPECNGEKANGEEPEENTKVITLNDLYEELRYKDPPTIDITPLQPSVAPCFSSNIPLMRVVQSVKHRKRRNSGVLKKGWLIHHTNTDTHRKRHYWVLDGKSITLYPNEISTKYYKEISLSEVLQVRGPAQLTVPVLAGNSTHSFELGTVSLVYCVFADQDGPSWESALDQALRPVQGTVCHTTNNTGDGENGDQTQDISELYQIFSDEVLGSGQFGVVYGGTHRHTGRPVAVKVIDKTRFPTKHEEQTRNEVSILQRLSHPGVIHLEGMFKTMENTFVVMEKLHSDMLEMILSHENGRLSERTTRFLVTQVLEALRYLHMRDVAHCDLKPENVLLASPEPFPQVKLCDFGFARIIGQKSFRHTLVGTPAYLAPEVICSKRYNRSLDMWAVGVILYVSLSGTFPFNEDEDINQQITNASFMYPRQQWSLISLEAVNLINNLLQVVVRRRFSVGKAMGHPWFQNFQMWCDLREFEQRMGYRYLTHEADDERWRSYALEKGLSFPQHLAAAANEEQKQQPSATYI, from the exons ATGGCAGCCAACTCAAACCACCGGCCAAAAAGCCTTGACATCAGTCATGTCTCTG GTGCTTTCTCTGTGCTGTCCATGGGGCCCGAGTCCTCCAAACAGGGGCCCAAATGTGTCCACTTTCAGATTGGGCTCCATAAAGAAGATGTACGGATCCCTGAGGGACACCTCAGCTTCCAAGAGGCGAAGCATCTCGCGTCCGAAATCATTGAGAGAAAG gctCCAGAGTGCAGTGTCGTGGGTCTCGGTGAGAAGCTGCTGTTATTCAGACATGAGCCGAACACAGAGCAGATCTTACAGAGACTCACTGAAAAACACGACATACACAACGGAGATCTGGTGGAGGTGGTGCTCGCTg GAACAGCTTCACTGACGGAGATGAAGTACCGTCTTCATTCTCTGGTCGTCCATTCGTATCGCTCTCCTACGTTTTGTCACTACTGCGGTGAGATGTTGTGGGGACTCGTCCGACAGGGCCTAAAATGTGAAG GCTGTGGTCTGGATTTCCACAAGCGTTGTGCGTATAAGTTGCCCAACGACTGCTCTCGTGTGTATCGCCGCTGTGGCCCGAGTCTGTCTCTGTTCCCCCCCGGTCGGCCCCGGACCCCGACGCTCTCCAGTCACACCGGCGGGAGCCTGGAGGAG ATCAGCATGTCGAAGCCGTCATGCACGCGCTCGCGTCCTCCGTCCTGGGTCAACGTGCCGGTGTCTGTGGGGCTGTCGGAGGGGAAGGAGGCCCGACCGCGAGTCCCTCATACCTTCCACATTCACTCCTACACCAAACCCACCGTCTGCATGCACTGCTTCCGGCTGCTCAAGGGCCTCTTCAGACAGGGCATGCAGTGCTCCG ACTGTAAGTACAACTGTCATCGCAGGTGCATGACTCTTGTTCCTCCCGAGTGTAATGGTGAGAAAGCAAACGGAGAAG AGCCTGAGGAGAACACAAAAGTGATCACATTAAATGATCTCTATGAAGAGCTGCGATACAAAGACCCTCCGACCATAGATATAACACCGCTGCAACCGTCCGTCGC gccgTGTTTCAGCAGTAATATTCCTCTGATGCGAGTGGTGCAATCAGTCAAACACCGCAAGAGAAGAAACAGTGGAGTGCTGAAGAAAGGCTGGTTGATCCATCACACCAACACTGACACACAT AGAAAACGTCACTACTGGGTATTAGACGGGAAAAGCATCACCCTGTACCCGAATGAAATCAGCACTAAATACTACAAG GAGATCTCTCTGTCAGAGGTGCTGCAGGTTCGAGGTCCGGCTCAGCTCACTGTTCCTGTGTTAGCAGGTAACAGCACACACTCGTTCGAGCTGGGGACCGTGTCTCTGGTGTACTGTGTGTTTGCGGATCAGGACGGTCCATCATGGGAGTCAGCTCTCGATCAGGCTCTCAGACCGGTGCAGGGCACTGTGTGCCACACGACTAACAACACCG GTGACGGAGAGAACGGTGACCAGACACAG gaCATCAGTGAGCTCTACCAGATCTTCTCTGACGAGGTGTTGGGTTCGGGTCAGTTCGGGGTGGTTTACGGAGGCACTCACAGACACACGGGGCGTCCGGTCGCGGTCAAAGTCATCGATAAAACAAGATTTCCCACTAAACACGAGGAACAGACCAGAAACGAGGTCTCGATATTGCAG agactGTCTCATCCAGGAGTCATTCATCTAGAAGGGATGTTTAAGACCATGGAAAACACTTTCGTTGTGATGGAGAAGCTCCACAGCGACATGCTAGAGATGATCTTATCTCACGAGAACGGACGTCTGTCTGAACGCACCACTCGCTTTCTAGTCACTCAG GTTTTGGAGGCTCTGCGGTATCTGCACATGAGGGACGTTGCACACTGTGACCTGAAACCAGAAAATGTGCTGCTGGCTTCCCCTGAACCATTTCCTCAG GTCAAACTGTGTGACTTTGGTTTCGCTCGCATCATCGGGCAGAAGTCGTTTCGGCACACTCTCGTCGGGACGCCGGCGTATCTGGCTCCGGAGGTCATCTGTAGCAAGCGTTACAATCGCTCTCTGGACATGTGGGCTGTGGGCGTGATTTTATACGTCAGTCTGAGCGGGACGTTCCCTTTCAACGAGGACGAGGACATCAATCAGCAGATCACCAACGCTTCGTTCATGTATCCACGCCAGCAGTGGTCCCTCATCTCCCTGGAGG CGGTGAACCTGATCAATAACCTGCTGCAGGTGGTGGTGAGACGCAGGTTCAGTGTTGGCAAAGCCATGGGTCATCCTTGGTTTCAG AACTTCCAGATGTGGTGTGACCTGCGTGAGTTTGAGCAGCGGATGGGATATCGTTATCTCACGCATGAGGCGGATGACGAGCGATGGAGATCCTACGCTCTGGAGAAAGGCCTCAGTTTCCCACAACATTTAGCAGCAGCAGCAAACGAAGAGCAGAAGCAACAGCCATCAGCCACTTATATATAA
- the LOC127962680 gene encoding serine/threonine-protein kinase D3-like isoform X2 codes for MKYRLHSLVVHSYRSPTFCHYCGEMLWGLVRQGLKCEGCGLDFHKRCAYKLPNDCSRVYRRCGPSLSLFPPGRPRTPTLSSHTGGSLEEISMSKPSCTRSRPPSWVNVPVSVGLSEGKEARPRVPHTFHIHSYTKPTVCMHCFRLLKGLFRQGMQCSDCKYNCHRRCMTLVPPECNGEKANGEEPEENTKVITLNDLYEELRYKDPPTIDITPLQPSVAPCFSSNIPLMRVVQSVKHRKRRNSGVLKKGWLIHHTNTDTHRKRHYWVLDGKSITLYPNEISTKYYKEISLSEVLQVRGPAQLTVPVLAGNSTHSFELGTVSLVYCVFADQDGPSWESALDQALRPVQGTVCHTTNNTGDGENGDQTQDISELYQIFSDEVLGSGQFGVVYGGTHRHTGRPVAVKVIDKTRFPTKHEEQTRNEVSILQRLSHPGVIHLEGMFKTMENTFVVMEKLHSDMLEMILSHENGRLSERTTRFLVTQVLEALRYLHMRDVAHCDLKPENVLLASPEPFPQVKLCDFGFARIIGQKSFRHTLVGTPAYLAPEVICSKRYNRSLDMWAVGVILYVSLSGTFPFNEDEDINQQITNASFMYPRQQWSLISLEAVNLINNLLQVVVRRRFSVGKAMGHPWFQNFQMWCDLREFEQRMGYRYLTHEADDERWRSYALEKGLSFPQHLAAAANEEQKQQPSATYI; via the exons ATGAAGTACCGTCTTCATTCTCTGGTCGTCCATTCGTATCGCTCTCCTACGTTTTGTCACTACTGCGGTGAGATGTTGTGGGGACTCGTCCGACAGGGCCTAAAATGTGAAG GCTGTGGTCTGGATTTCCACAAGCGTTGTGCGTATAAGTTGCCCAACGACTGCTCTCGTGTGTATCGCCGCTGTGGCCCGAGTCTGTCTCTGTTCCCCCCCGGTCGGCCCCGGACCCCGACGCTCTCCAGTCACACCGGCGGGAGCCTGGAGGAG ATCAGCATGTCGAAGCCGTCATGCACGCGCTCGCGTCCTCCGTCCTGGGTCAACGTGCCGGTGTCTGTGGGGCTGTCGGAGGGGAAGGAGGCCCGACCGCGAGTCCCTCATACCTTCCACATTCACTCCTACACCAAACCCACCGTCTGCATGCACTGCTTCCGGCTGCTCAAGGGCCTCTTCAGACAGGGCATGCAGTGCTCCG ACTGTAAGTACAACTGTCATCGCAGGTGCATGACTCTTGTTCCTCCCGAGTGTAATGGTGAGAAAGCAAACGGAGAAG AGCCTGAGGAGAACACAAAAGTGATCACATTAAATGATCTCTATGAAGAGCTGCGATACAAAGACCCTCCGACCATAGATATAACACCGCTGCAACCGTCCGTCGC gccgTGTTTCAGCAGTAATATTCCTCTGATGCGAGTGGTGCAATCAGTCAAACACCGCAAGAGAAGAAACAGTGGAGTGCTGAAGAAAGGCTGGTTGATCCATCACACCAACACTGACACACAT AGAAAACGTCACTACTGGGTATTAGACGGGAAAAGCATCACCCTGTACCCGAATGAAATCAGCACTAAATACTACAAG GAGATCTCTCTGTCAGAGGTGCTGCAGGTTCGAGGTCCGGCTCAGCTCACTGTTCCTGTGTTAGCAGGTAACAGCACACACTCGTTCGAGCTGGGGACCGTGTCTCTGGTGTACTGTGTGTTTGCGGATCAGGACGGTCCATCATGGGAGTCAGCTCTCGATCAGGCTCTCAGACCGGTGCAGGGCACTGTGTGCCACACGACTAACAACACCG GTGACGGAGAGAACGGTGACCAGACACAG gaCATCAGTGAGCTCTACCAGATCTTCTCTGACGAGGTGTTGGGTTCGGGTCAGTTCGGGGTGGTTTACGGAGGCACTCACAGACACACGGGGCGTCCGGTCGCGGTCAAAGTCATCGATAAAACAAGATTTCCCACTAAACACGAGGAACAGACCAGAAACGAGGTCTCGATATTGCAG agactGTCTCATCCAGGAGTCATTCATCTAGAAGGGATGTTTAAGACCATGGAAAACACTTTCGTTGTGATGGAGAAGCTCCACAGCGACATGCTAGAGATGATCTTATCTCACGAGAACGGACGTCTGTCTGAACGCACCACTCGCTTTCTAGTCACTCAG GTTTTGGAGGCTCTGCGGTATCTGCACATGAGGGACGTTGCACACTGTGACCTGAAACCAGAAAATGTGCTGCTGGCTTCCCCTGAACCATTTCCTCAG GTCAAACTGTGTGACTTTGGTTTCGCTCGCATCATCGGGCAGAAGTCGTTTCGGCACACTCTCGTCGGGACGCCGGCGTATCTGGCTCCGGAGGTCATCTGTAGCAAGCGTTACAATCGCTCTCTGGACATGTGGGCTGTGGGCGTGATTTTATACGTCAGTCTGAGCGGGACGTTCCCTTTCAACGAGGACGAGGACATCAATCAGCAGATCACCAACGCTTCGTTCATGTATCCACGCCAGCAGTGGTCCCTCATCTCCCTGGAGG CGGTGAACCTGATCAATAACCTGCTGCAGGTGGTGGTGAGACGCAGGTTCAGTGTTGGCAAAGCCATGGGTCATCCTTGGTTTCAG AACTTCCAGATGTGGTGTGACCTGCGTGAGTTTGAGCAGCGGATGGGATATCGTTATCTCACGCATGAGGCGGATGACGAGCGATGGAGATCCTACGCTCTGGAGAAAGGCCTCAGTTTCCCACAACATTTAGCAGCAGCAGCAAACGAAGAGCAGAAGCAACAGCCATCAGCCACTTATATATAA